Genomic DNA from Desulfurivibrio alkaliphilus AHT 2:
GCCGGGCCAGTTCCGGCCCGTATTCTTCGACGTAAAACTCGTGGGAGCGTCCCTGCTGGATAACGGTGCCGATGATCGAGGTGACGGCAATTACAAATATGATGGTAATGGCCAGCTTGACGGAGGCGAAAAATCGCCATACCTGATTTTGTTCTTTAGTCATGGTAACCTGTAGAGCGCTTTTTCAATGATATGAGGTGATGTGGGGGAGCTCCGGGGGTATAATGAAATACGGAGTTTCGGATGGCTTGGCTGGCGCGGCAGCCAAGTCTGATAATGACAGGGTTTTTACAATATTCTCTTGCCCGGTGTCAACAGGAAAAGACCATCGTGGCAGTTGACAATAAAATACTTGTCAAAAAACACCGAAGGAGGTATATGTCCGGGTCTTGTTCCTTAAGGCAAGCCCGATGTCTTCGGGGCGCTGTGCAAGTGAGGATTCCCGATAGTTTACCAGAACCAAATTGTAGCGTGGAGTTTAGATATGTCCAAAGTATGTTCCGTTTGCGGCAAGAAACCGGAAGTAGGCAACAATGTCAGCCATGCCCATAACAAATCACGGCGTCGCTGGTTGCCCAACCTGCAAAGCGTTCGGGTGGCGGTACCCGGCGGCAATACCCGTCGTACCAGGGTTTGCACCCGCTGTTTGCGTTCCGGCGCGGTGGTTAAGTAACTAACCACTTGCCCCTATTTGCGATCGGCGGCGATGATTCCTGCCAGTTGCCGGATGTGTTGGAGGATGCGGTTTAAGTGATCAATTCCTTCCACTTCCAGGACCATGTTAAAGCGGGCCTGGTCGGCGCTGGTGCTGACCTCCAGGTTGGCGATGTTGGCATCGTCGTTGCTGATGGTGCTGGAAAGGGCTGCCAGCAGCCCCTTGCGGTTTTCCCCCACCGCCTGTACTGAGGCCCTGAAGGGGGTCCTGCCGGCTCCGCTCCAGCGCACTCCGATTCTCCTTTCCGACTCTCCCCCCAGCAGGTTGGCGCAGTTGCTCTTGTGTACGGTGATGCCGCGGCCGGTGGTGATGAAGCCGATGATCTCATCCCCGGGCACCGGGCGGCAGCAGTTGGCCAACTTGGTGGGAATGCCGGTGGCCCCTTCGACGATGACCGCCTCTTCTCCGCCCTTGCCACTCCTTTTCGCCTGACGTTTCTGGACCTGTTCCAGCAGGGCACTTTCCTGGTCTTCGGCCTCTTCTTCCCGGCGCAACTCCTCCGGTTGCAGCACCCGGGTAAGGGCGCCCATGCTGAGCTTGCCGGAGCCGACCTTGCGCAGCAGTTCATCCAGGGAGTTGCAGGCCAGCTCTTTGAGTAACTCCTGCAGGTGCCCGGTTTTGATCAGTTTCTTCAGGCTGATGTCATGTTTGCGCAGCTCGCGTTCGCAGATTTCCCGGCCCTTTTCAAGCTCGCGCTCCCGCTGTTCCTGGTTGAGCCATTGCCGGATGCGGTTGCGGGCCCGGCTGGTTTTCACGATATGGAGCCAGTTGCGGCTGGGCTTCTGGTTGGGGGAGGTGATGATCTCCACCACGTCGCCGTTTTTCAGCGGCGTGCGCAGCGGGGCGATCTGGCCGTTGATCTTGGCCCCGCTGCAGCGGTTGCCCACCTCGGTATGCACGCTGTAGGCGAAATCAACCGGCGTGCTGCCCCTGGGAAAACCTTTGACCTCGCCGTTGGGGGTCAGTACGTAAATATCATCCTCGTACAGCTCACCCTTGACCGTTTCCAGCAGCTCCTTGGGATCTTCCAGCTCCTGGAGCATGGCCACCAGTTGCTTGAGCCACTTGAACAATTTAACGTCCTGGGGGCTGGCGGCCTGGCCTTCCTTGTAGGCCCAGTGGGCGGCAATGCCCTCGGCGGCGATGCGGTCCATCTCTTCGGTGCGGATCTGGATCTCCATGAAATCACCGTTGGGGCCGATCACCGAGGTGTGCACCGACTGGTAGCCGTTGGCCTTGGGGTGGCTGATGAAGTCTTTGAAACGGCCGTCGATGGGCGGCCACAGGGAGTGAATGACCCCCAGGGCCTGGTAGCACTCCTTGACATCGCCCACGATGATCCGGAAGGCTACTTTGTCGTAAACCTTGTCGATGGTGATATTCTGCACCAGCAGTTTTTTGTGGATGCTGTACAGGTGCTTGGGGCGTCCCAGGATACGGAAGTTTGTCAGGCCGCTGTCGCGCAGATGATGGGTCAGCAGGCCCTTGATCCGCTCCACGTAGGCTTCGCGGTCCGGCAGCGAGGTCTGGATCTTGGACATCAGGTAGCGGTAGGCCTCGGGTTGCAGGTGGGAAAAGGCCAGGTCTTCGAGTTCCCGCTTGATCCAGTCGATCCCCAAGCGGCCGGCCAAAGGGGCGTACAGAT
This window encodes:
- the rpmB gene encoding 50S ribosomal protein L28; amino-acid sequence: MSKVCSVCGKKPEVGNNVSHAHNKSRRRWLPNLQSVRVAVPGGNTRRTRVCTRCLRSGAVVK
- a CDS encoding RelA/SpoT family protein, whose product is MTKAKPQAQQPPLTGIDDILRQAAGYMPEEDLQPLRLAYALAKKVHKGTRHRYSGHPYLEHVLAVTEILTAMRLDVATLTAGLLHGILKQKEHPVSQAKLREEFGEDVAGIVAGATRITAVQFNNRLAYQAENIRKMLLAMATDIRVLLVRLADRLHDMQTLNISDEESRREIAQETMDLYAPLAGRLGIDWIKRELEDLAFSHLQPEAYRYLMSKIQTSLPDREAYVERIKGLLTHHLRDSGLTNFRILGRPKHLYSIHKKLLVQNITIDKVYDKVAFRIIVGDVKECYQALGVIHSLWPPIDGRFKDFISHPKANGYQSVHTSVIGPNGDFMEIQIRTEEMDRIAAEGIAAHWAYKEGQAASPQDVKLFKWLKQLVAMLQELEDPKELLETVKGELYEDDIYVLTPNGEVKGFPRGSTPVDFAYSVHTEVGNRCSGAKINGQIAPLRTPLKNGDVVEIITSPNQKPSRNWLHIVKTSRARNRIRQWLNQEQRERELEKGREICERELRKHDISLKKLIKTGHLQELLKELACNSLDELLRKVGSGKLSMGALTRVLQPEELRREEEAEDQESALLEQVQKRQAKRSGKGGEEAVIVEGATGIPTKLANCCRPVPGDEIIGFITTGRGITVHKSNCANLLGGESERRIGVRWSGAGRTPFRASVQAVGENRKGLLAALSSTISNDDANIANLEVSTSADQARFNMVLEVEGIDHLNRILQHIRQLAGIIAADRK